The genomic interval CGTGTGTTGGTCCAATCAATCAGTGCTAGACTACATGATGAACTTGTTGACACTGAGCTCATGAACATCAGATGCACGCTCATGGTGGTCGTCTTATGTCTCCGTCTGCAGCGCCCTGGTGGATTCTGGGCGTTCTAGTGATCGCTGGtgttgcttttttttgcttCCTGGTCTACAAGAAAAGGAGACGTTGCTTGAAATGTAAGTTGAACACAGCAAGGCTAGAATAAGGCAATCTTTTATTATGTTAGAGTTGAGAAACTATACCCTAGTATTTTTAAAAAAGTAGTTTTTTGGTAGTTAGTTAGAGTGTaacacaaatgtaattattgcTGTCAAGAGTAATGTATTGCATTGGAGATGGGTTGAGGTTACTGCAAGGCATTGGCAAACCAAATCACCTTTTAAGGACTGATCTCCAGCAGGTTAACCTATTGGCGACATTACCTACTACTAAACTACACTATTACAACACGAATACTGTGGCCTGTTTATATTGCATTCCCCAAAAAATGTTGGACTAAAGATACCTTGTTACCTACATACTTTTAGTGAGCAGAAACATGTCCCCAACAAGTGATTGATAAGAGGTAAACAAatgctctttgtctctccctctccccaggtcTGCCTAGCCTGTCACCTGGCCATTCTCAGCAGGTGAGTCATCAGACACACCCTTTCTGGTAAATCGTTTAAGTCCCGAGATTCTCTTTAATACATTAACACCTAGGGGGTTTCCAAAAAGGATTGGAATGAAgacgagtaggcctacatttttttCCTGTTAACCTTACCGAAGTTAGAAAGTTACAATTCATTCCAGGGGCATATTCTCTGTTGAGTGTGATAACATACTCTTACCGTGATTTGCAATTTGTCACTCGCTGTCTGATCAGGTTCTTCACTATGTCACTGTggtgtatttgttatttttaatgCATACTTGATTCCGAAGATGATGTGGCTGCACTGGATAGACTTATGAGAGGACGCCTGTGATTGGCCGCTGCACTCATAGACTAATGAGAGGACGCCTGTAATTGGCCGCTGCATTCATAGACTGATAAGAGGATGCCTGTGTTTGGCAGCTTCACTCATAGACTGACAAGGCTGCATCTTGCTCGTTCTTGCTAGGAGGCCAAAAGGCATGGACCCCTCGAGATCGCGCAGAACGCCCATAACGTGTTGGTGGAAATCCCCCTGCTGCCCCCTGAAAAGTCCAGAAGTGACGGCTCGGTCGATGAAGAAGACCCTGGTCtgggcagcagcagctctgAGACCAGCCTCACGGTCGAACGCACCTCGACGCCCTCTCCACAGACCCCAGCGGGCTGGACCACCAGCCCACCCAATGCGAGGGTGAGCACATCGCCGGATTCGGCATGCTGGAGCTAACACTACCCGTTAATCctatccttcctcttcttcacttCCAAGTGATTCAAATCGACGTAGCCTGGTGTCAAGGGGCTGATAGTTGGCTGATCTGATCCCACTCCTCAACACAACATCTTTTCACCCATGACCTACTAACCCACCTACTACCACGTGGCCTAATGTGGTCCGAGCTTTGAATCAAATCTTGTGAATGTGGTTGAGGGTCGTCTATTGCATGCATGAAATTCCTAAGTGCTGCACGGTTGTGGCTTGTGCATGGTTTGTTGCCTGTTTTGCTCTAGATGTTTGGCTTATGGGGTTCATTGAAGCTGGAGAGTTATGGTTTTGAAGAAGGGCTAATTGATGGAAAAGACTGAAGGCCAAAATATACATCTGCGTTGAACTGCCCACATGGATCTCCAAGCCGGTGCTTGAATAAAACGGTTTTGAAATCTGGTGATGTGAACCACCTCGACCAGTCTCTCAAAAACAGAAGAGAAACAGGAGTGGGCTGGTGGCCTGATTGGTTTGACCCGGCTACGGTGAAGAGCGTGTGACGTAGACCTCCAGTGGCCGTTTGACGCAGAAATATAATTTAGACTACAGAGGGCGACTGGTGACTGCGAGCCACTCTGAGTCAGGGAGAAGCTAGCTGTGTGAGCACGGGACAAAAGCAAGGATTGTTCTGATTTGTGTTTTCCTTGTATTTCTATTCTAGAATGATGACGATTCACTGCTAGTTCCTTTAAATGgtaagatttttattttttctgggtTCTGAATACATCCAGCGATACTTTATACTGGGTACTGAATGCATCCAGCTGTACTTAATACTGGGTACTGAATACATCCAGCTGTACTTCACTGAAACCATCCAACAATTTTCCCTTCTGTGTTCAGGTGATGTGTCTCTAAGGCACTGCTTTGAGTATTTTGACGATGACATGGTTTCCAAGGTTCACAAGAGGTTCTTCCGGAAATTGCATCTCAGCGAAAAAGTTATCGACAGAGCAATCAACAACGTAAACAACGAGGACTGCGTCTATGAGCTGCTGGGCGTTTGGCTCGAGAGGGAAGGCCAAGAAGCTAAACTCCACCACCTGCTGCAAAAGCTTAGGGACTTGGATCAGAACCGGACGGCAGACTCAATCGTTACAAAGGCCATCGCTAACGGGCACTATAAAAGATGGGTGATTCCACAACCATCGTGTTCGGGCAAAGGCGATGAGTGAATCAGACCTGGGGGGTCTTGCTTGGGGACTTTCTTGGGCTTTTCTGCAACtctttaagaaaaataaaataaaggtccAACTGCATAAATGTGGTGAGGGGGAAATTCCAAGAGGACCAAGTCCATCGGAACAAACCCGGGTTGATGGGGATTCTATTTTTCCTGTGTCCACTGCTGTTTTGGTGTAATATATCTGAACAGTGGTGAACATAAAACGTTTACTTACTTGTGACATGAAGTCAAAAGGTTCTCAGGGTCACGCGGTGGCAACCTACTAGCCTTCAAGCTGTGTGGTGTCAATCGGCCGTAGTGAATGATGTTGGTCTTCCGCGTTATGTAGGAAAAATGAACCAATGTTGTGAAACAAAAATAGTGTAGTTGTAAACTCATTATGATTGTAGGCTCTATGATTGTAGGCCTGTTCGAAGTTCTAGAAATGGACCGAACGCCCGGGCTACCCTGACCTCAGGGAATGTCCACCGAGCGCAGTACTGGGTGTGTGCCAGAATGGCACACCGCACTGCTCACTCAAGAAAAGATATACATCTAAGTGTATCTATATTATCCTATATAGATACAGAGACGGATAACTTAAATCCTAGCTCTAGTTAgatgtataaataaaaaaaacagccttTCTAAGCACTCTTAAAGCCCTAACCATGGGCATGGGTGTGAGTTTGAGTCCCTCCGGTACTTAAACTCGAAGGTACTTGCGAAGTGCTGGCTTCTAATGGGTTCTTACCCATCAGCCAAGTCGACGCAGAATAGAGTCTTGAGCCCTTGAATGACGACTCTGGGGTAGCCCCACTAGGGGTCCCAGAGCGTGGGTGAACAAGACGAGCAAGGTGAAGTGAAATCGGTTTCCTCAGGAAACTTTTTGAGCTCACCTGCCTCACAAGAGGATGCATTCGAGCAAAACAAATATTGATACATTTGATATTTATTGTACTTATTTCAcattatgtgtatttatataggGCAACAATGATCAAATGTTtagaaatatttatttttgtaatgttTTGTGCAGAATCGATGTAATACAGCTTCCGGACATTCTTTGTCCTTGTTGTTGTAGCCTTATTGATACTTTTTTACACGAAATGAGTATTAATTTGAGATGAATTTGGTACAATTGGGCTCATGTTTGAGTTCATACTGTGTCCATTCCTGTTCACTCCGATCTCATTCTTTGTTCGATTTTTATCAAATGAGAATGAACTAAGGCACCTTGTTGAATGATTAAACATTTCTAAATGTCAACCTAACATGAAGAAATGGAAATGTTCAAACGCAAGCTCCGTAAGACAGATGTGCAATCCAGCACATCCCTCTGCAGTCAATGTTACAACTTGCAATCACTACCCTGTGAACTGTGTTGGGAAAAAACACCTTTTCACACCTTTCTCTCTTttcaaacttttattttttcttatttctcTCATCAAACACGTGCTGTTTTTTCTCAAATCAAACGCTGTTGGATAACATCttaaataaagtttttttcagCAATGTGTTCTTGTATGTCACATTATTGTTAAGGGCGGCTGCATGCTCCTCTGACATTAAACCAACTTGTGTTAAATCACTTCCCACGTAGAACCGTCGTGTTGTAAACTCTACAGAGCGCTGTCCGGCCATTGAACCTTGGCCCTGGCTTCAGACTGCTTCCTTTCTTAGTAAATGTTCTACAGAATTATTCTGATGCCATGTCAGTGTATTGCCACTGCTATTTCATTCTGAAAAGCGTGCTCACACTAAAGAACGTTATGTATTGTGTATAGCGTAGGCATGGAGGCCTACTCCTCGTTGCTCAAACTTGAACCAAAATTAAAATTTTCgatggaaggggggaggggggaatgtggctcaggaggtagagcgggttggctggtaaccggaaggatgctggttcgatccccctctactcctagctgagtgtcgaggtgtccctgagaaagACCCCCAAGCAAGGCACTCTGGCAGACGGGCGTAGGATCGCCGAAGGGGCTCCGAGGAGGTAGTGATTGAGTGATGGATAGAGAAGGGGGTTCCTAATTCAAACACGGTCGATTCTCCTCTCCACGATGCGGCGGTGGACAGCCTGAGCAACCGCCATGGGATGTAGACGCGAGATTTTGTTGCTAATTGCATTGCTTTTAAATGTTTTCCTGCCCAGGGAACACCGATTCAGATTAGCTGTCTCTCTGGCCAAACTGGCGTCCTGCTAAATAAACTCAGAAAATAAACCAAACCCTTGATGGTTCTGCTGCTCGTGGCAAATCCAGGACGCAAACACTTTCTAGGCCTGCTCTACACCAAATGTGTCAGCTAATAAACACCTTCCTCGGAGGGGAACACGGATGAAGACGAAGGCACGCAGAGGGCGATCCACAACTccggctggtgtgtgtgtgtgtgtgtgtgtgtgtgtgtgtgtgtgtgtgtgtgtgtgtgtgcgcgctactGAAAAAGGGCTGCTTGACTTTCTTAGGAGCCCTACTAATTAATCTGAACCGTGGCAATAAACGCAGCATGTGCCGTCGAACAGCAAATGATCAGTCATATCCGGTGATTCCGGAACGTAATTGTGATATTTTGTCCTGAAATAGCCCCCTGATTAATGACACCAATGATAAGGTGTAACATCTGGCGGCAAGCTGTGCCACTGGTATTCTCTACGGGGAAAAGTGATTTATGAGAGTCATCAGAATCGACAGGTGAAAAACGATCCTAATTTGAATATTCTGCATTAATAGCCTGCAATTGAACATAAGAGGAAACATGAAATAATATATTAGCCTGAAACAGCCATCGCAATTTGGATGTTaagaaataaaatgtgtttgaaaGAGCTTTGCAAAAGaaagatggcctttttaaacaTTAGATTTGGAAATATTTTCAGATATGTAATCAACATTGTCCATAGGGAAAACTAGTAGGTCATTGATCAACAGCATTCATGGAAATAAAACccagttaaaaaatgtatggaCTATACTGCGACTAAGGAAGGTTAAAGTGAAGGCCATCTTCTAACGTCAAATACCGCTATCACTTCTGTCTGAGGGGGGAGCCGGTTGACAGAATACCGGTTAAAAGTCCTGACATCGAACCCCAAGACACAACATTAAATGGACGAAAAAAATAGGATTTAATTCATTTTCGGATTAGCAATGTAAATCTGGAGAGACAATAACGAGAGTGACATGCGCAGAGGATCCCAGGTGAGGGTGGTACAGGGACCCGCGAGTGCTCCAGGTATGAACTAACAGAAGTCATTACCAGGAGGACTACATATCCCAGAACATGGAATTCTCTGGTGAACTACACGAGGGCATCAGCAGGACTACATATCCCAGACCGCGGAAGTATCCGGGGTAAACACTCTTTCTCGGTTCAATGTTTTGTAAGTTGCAAGTCACGCGGATGACCGGATGACTGTTTTGTTTGACCCTTTCTACGCTTCGGGATCTTCTGAATGAGGTACCTTGCAATGAAACTTGTACTCGACTTTGTAAAGTTAAGAGAACAATAACGTGACGTAACGTTAGGATAATACAACAGGTTAATATACCTGCCAAACCTGTCCCtcgttaataaaaaaaaatgtaataatgtaatttgttttttaatactTAACGCATGTTGATGAAcgtttatttaattaaattaattctGTATACTATAAGTGTTGCCTCTCCCCAGAGGTCCCCTGGGTGCAGCAGACACTGCAGGTGGTTCCTCCGCTGACCCCCCGCTAGGCTCCGACTTCCCACTGACGCGCCTCCAGCTGCTCACACAACAATGGAGAAGTGAGGCCCCCGCTGAACGCAATACAGAAGTGAAATCGATCCCCACAGTAGGTACCAGACATCATCGGGTCACATGGGAGTACACCCACATCACCTTCTCTTAGTGTAGGGTTGGTTTTTAGATTTTTCTGTTATATACGGTGGGACATTGGCTGAAGTGGAAGGGAACCTAAAAAAGTAAGTAACTCACTGGATATTTAATTGAATGTATACGACAAAGAAAATAAGCAAAGTTAAAGGTATTACATTATGGGATAAAGTGTGACTGTAGTTTGCTTATATGTAAAGATACATGTAGAAGCAATATTTTACTTAATACTTAATAACTTTTAACTCATTGTTTCCCTTACTATCATTAACTGATTTTAATTGAGAATGAAATATCATTACATTGATGGGTTTAGTGTTGTCTAGCATAGAGCTGGGTTGTTAAGGAAATACAATGTGTACTCATGTGCTATCTTTCAATGTTGTATATCAGGTCGTTTTCAGCAAATAAAGCTTCCATCACATCATTTCGATTTCAAAGCATTTATATGAAAATCCTCTTTTGTAAGGCTGTGTGATGACGGTGTGCAGAAGTGGGtgtcacaaaaaacacaaatacaggtTATGGGCATTAGTCCTAAGTTAAATATAGTTCTGCCTTCCAGTTTCTATGTCTCTCATCCTCTATGTCTGtcatagggctgggcgatatggacaaaatcttatatcacgatatgagtaattttatatcacgatatggatatatatcacgatatggtatttttgaagtaaattaaaataataaatggcttaaaataaccatacttcacatttgatccgttttttcttttattttgaacttgaatttccatgcttacaaaggagtaagtagcgaacaatctgtcattaactgcagtgtcatatagtgcaaacatcttgtaaacattgaactgttttttccatacaaataacatttttttttaaaggtgtgcttcacacctgcctggctgtcagtcagtgcagtgtaatataaaatagaaatcacagcatcacacaaatattttaaatactaattatacacttataaaataaagttatgtgctgtACAAATAGCTGGTGGCaaaaatagaactgtttcttcaatacaaatgagatttttttcaagttaacaggtgagtctcacacctgccttgcttcagtcagtgcaatataatttattttttttataatacctttctcggtataaacgatatggccaaatctctcccggtagacactttcatatcgtccacggtatgatatcgtcatatcgcccagccctagtctgTCACACCAGCAGCCATTTTGACTCGGCTTTAAATGTTGATGCTCCGCCTCCTCTTGACATAGAATAGAGGCTCTGTAATTCTGCTGGAACTAGTTTCACATGAAACCCCTTGTGAcaacacacaaccctaaccAACGACATTTTCTATAcaccaaatacacaaacacacaaaatcctAGTAAGAGTCAAACGCACACCTTTGTCTCCACACCTGAGGGATCATCACATCGTCTGTgtcgtccccccgtcccccccaggTCGCCATGAGGTCATCCGTCCCCCTCTACCTGTGCCTcctgctgtgtgcgtgtctgggcgtggcctgtgtggcgggcgtgtgcgtgtggaacAGCCAATGGCACGGCGGGTTCGCCTGGGACGACTCCGGCCTCAAGTTCAACTGGCACCCGGTGCTCATGGTGTCCGGTCTGGTGGTGGTGTACGGCTTCGGTGAGTACGGCCCCCCTcggtgtggggggagaggggtctgGTGGTGGTGTACGGCTTCGGTGAGTACGGCCCCCCTCGGtgttgggggagaggggtctGGTGGTGGTGTACGGCttacactgaacagaaatagtatataCTTAGTATTCGGTCTTCCAAAGTGTACTTTAGCTGTGACTGTCGTAAATTCATTCAGTCATGTTATTTTGCATTGAATGCAAAGTAACATGTAAATCTGAGACGTAAAGTCAGGAGGTGGAACTAAACCGATGTTGTTGTGATGTCACCTGCCGGTTGAAGTGAATGATAGCATCAGCTCAGTGAGTCACGGGTTATGACGCCATTCAGTGTTTCTGGTGGGTTCAAATTGGTGATAAAGGATAATCATCAACCAGTATATGCTGCTGTagccttcctgtgtgattcCCTGACCAACAGTAGGTAAGTGTGTCAATATGTCACGGGAATACGC from Gadus morhua chromosome 11, gadMor3.0, whole genome shotgun sequence carries:
- the LOC115554522 gene encoding tumor necrosis factor receptor superfamily member 10B isoform X1, translated to MNKGNISTACVCVFFSVALPLCAALPTPPPGTNQKAELLRQGSCPEGLYPSASLCCLNCPAGEHQVSPCSSDRGSSVCSKCPMGTFTDHSNDLHTCLTCTRCPPDQEEVQPCSPTNNTMCRCKPGSFCAHDQACEACQRCRSCNDGETRVKSCTAHSNSECAKTSTPGTPTEGRSPDSGSAPLAPWWILGVLVIAGVAFFCFLVYKKRRRCLKCLPSLSPGHSQQEAKRHGPLEIAQNAHNVLVEIPLLPPEKSRSDGSVDEEDPGLGSSSSETSLTVERTSTPSPQTPAGWTTSPPNARNDDDSLLVPLNGDVSLRHCFEYFDDDMVSKVHKRFFRKLHLSEKVIDRAINNVNNEDCVYELLGVWLEREGQEAKLHHLLQKLRDLDQNRTADSIVTKAIANGHYKRWVIPQPSCSGKGDE
- the LOC115554522 gene encoding tumor necrosis factor receptor superfamily member 10B isoform X2 — translated: MGTFTDHSNDLHTCLTCTRCPPDQEEVQPCSPTNNTMCRCKPGSFCAHDQACEACQRCRSCNDGETRVKSCTAHSNSECAKTSTPGTPTEGRSPDSGSAPLAPWWILGVLVIAGVAFFCFLVYKKRRRCLKCLPSLSPGHSQQEAKRHGPLEIAQNAHNVLVEIPLLPPEKSRSDGSVDEEDPGLGSSSSETSLTVERTSTPSPQTPAGWTTSPPNARNDDDSLLVPLNGDVSLRHCFEYFDDDMVSKVHKRFFRKLHLSEKVIDRAINNVNNEDCVYELLGVWLEREGQEAKLHHLLQKLRDLDQNRTADSIVTKAIANGHYKRWVIPQPSCSGKGDE